One window of the Paenibacillus beijingensis genome contains the following:
- the mreD gene encoding rod shape-determining protein MreD, translating to MSMRFIVLIMLLLFLVEGTIVPWLVPDGFAGRLVPHFTFVMVLYAALYHSRHSALLLGFGFGMLQDVVYYGHLIGVHAFTMGLIGYAVGIMLERKRSTLFMALAMIGFADLFYEVLVFYVYKVFRITNETFAWAMYDHILPSLFLQQAFALAVYIPARRWFSEASRNRLDKDRD from the coding sequence ATGAGCATGCGTTTCATCGTGCTGATCATGCTGCTGCTTTTTCTGGTGGAAGGAACGATTGTGCCCTGGCTTGTTCCGGACGGCTTCGCGGGGCGTCTCGTTCCGCATTTCACGTTTGTCATGGTTCTTTACGCCGCCTTGTACCACTCCAGGCATTCGGCGCTGCTGCTGGGCTTTGGCTTCGGTATGCTGCAGGATGTCGTCTACTACGGGCATCTGATCGGCGTTCACGCGTTTACGATGGGGCTGATCGGCTATGCGGTCGGCATCATGCTGGAGCGCAAGCGCAGCACGCTGTTTATGGCGCTGGCCATGATCGGCTTTGCGGACTTATTTTATGAAGTGCTTGTATTCTATGTTTACAAAGTGTTCCGGATTACGAACGAGACGTTCGCCTGGGCGATGTACGACCATATTCTTCCGAGCTTGTTCTTGCAGCAGGCGTTTGCGCTTGCGGTCTATATCCCGGCCAGACGCTGGTTTTCCGAAGCATCGCGGAACAGGCTGGACAAAGACCGGGATTAG
- a CDS encoding septum site-determining protein MinC produces MTDKQHITIKGVKEGLVFLFDDQCEFSALLDELHYKMEKSHQQLLSGPLIHVHVKLGARAASDEDKERIRAAIRQRGNLLVQSIESEMEAQQKRDENAERLKMMTGMVRSGQTVEHDGSLLLLGDVNPGGAVVCTGDIFVLGALRGMAHAGVSGREDVIIAASLLRPTQLRIAEVISRPPEEWITGDASMEYAYLTEGVMQIDKMNQLYRMRKDAIVFKGV; encoded by the coding sequence GTGACCGACAAACAGCATATTACGATCAAGGGCGTTAAAGAAGGTCTCGTGTTCCTCTTTGACGATCAATGCGAATTTTCGGCGCTGCTGGACGAACTTCATTACAAGATGGAGAAGTCGCATCAGCAGCTGCTTTCCGGGCCGCTTATTCACGTTCATGTCAAGCTTGGCGCAAGGGCCGCGTCGGATGAGGACAAGGAACGGATCAGAGCCGCCATCCGGCAGCGCGGAAATTTGCTTGTGCAGTCGATTGAATCGGAAATGGAAGCGCAGCAGAAACGCGATGAGAACGCCGAGCGGTTGAAAATGATGACGGGTATGGTCCGGTCGGGCCAAACGGTTGAACACGACGGAAGCCTGCTGCTGCTGGGAGATGTGAATCCCGGCGGCGCTGTCGTATGCACGGGTGATATTTTCGTGCTGGGCGCGCTGAGGGGAATGGCTCATGCCGGCGTGAGCGGTAGGGAGGACGTCATTATCGCCGCTTCGCTGCTGCGTCCGACTCAGCTGCGCATTGCCGAGGTCATCAGCCGTCCGCCGGAAGAATGGATAACGGGCGACGCTTCCATGGAGTATGCGTATTTGACGGAAGGCGTGATGCAGATCGACAAAATGAATCAGCTGTACCGGATGCGCAAGGATGCGATTGTGTTCAAAGGGGTGTAG
- the minD gene encoding septum site-determining protein MinD, which translates to MGEAIVITSGKGGVGKTTTSANLGTALALLGKKVCMVDTDIGLRNLDVVMGLENRIIYDLVDVAEGRCRLQQALVKDKRFEDLYMLPAAQTKDKNDISPEQVRDIVLELKKEYDYVIIDCPAGIEQGFRNAVAGADRAIVVTTPENAAVRDADRVIGLLEQSNISAKLVINRIQAKLVKNGEMLDVDEICQILAIDLLGVVPDDDRVIKAANSGEPTVMDPSSRAAIAYRNIARRILGDMVPLMSLEDKAGKFMRLRKFFGIG; encoded by the coding sequence ATGGGAGAAGCAATCGTCATAACATCGGGCAAAGGCGGCGTCGGCAAGACGACGACCTCTGCCAATCTGGGAACGGCGCTGGCGCTGCTCGGCAAAAAGGTGTGCATGGTCGATACCGATATCGGCCTGCGGAATTTGGACGTTGTGATGGGACTTGAAAACCGGATCATTTACGATTTGGTCGATGTCGCCGAAGGCCGGTGCCGGCTGCAGCAGGCGCTCGTCAAAGATAAGCGGTTCGAAGATTTGTACATGCTGCCGGCTGCGCAGACGAAAGACAAGAACGACATCTCGCCGGAGCAGGTGCGGGATATCGTGCTTGAGTTGAAAAAAGAATACGATTACGTGATCATCGACTGTCCGGCAGGCATTGAGCAAGGTTTCCGCAACGCGGTTGCGGGCGCCGACCGGGCTATCGTCGTCACGACGCCGGAGAACGCCGCGGTTCGCGACGCGGACCGGGTGATCGGACTGCTCGAGCAGTCCAATATTTCGGCAAAGCTTGTCATCAACCGCATACAGGCCAAGCTCGTCAAAAACGGGGAAATGCTCGACGTCGACGAAATTTGCCAAATTCTAGCCATTGATTTGCTGGGCGTCGTGCCGGACGACGACCGGGTCATTAAAGCGGCGAACTCCGGGGAGCCGACGGTCATGGACCCTTCTTCGCGCGCAGCAATCGCTTACCGCAACATTGCCCGGCGCATTCTGGGCGACATGGTGCCGCTTATGTCTTTGGAAGACAAGGCAGGAAAATTTATGCGGCTGCGCAAGTTTTTCGGAATAGGATGA
- a CDS encoding FtsW/RodA/SpoVE family cell cycle protein yields MINKLKKMDAGIVIILVLFMIISTLLVRSATYGNSEFPNYDVKTLIFYGIGFIVVLLITLLDYRLFLKGWLYLYVICIVLLILVYFFGADINGARSWFKLPGGFQFQPAEMAKFVLIIGIAYLMGRKGGDKLSFTTDLLPIAAFSFLPFALVMIQPDLGNAIIFLVIVLGMLWIGNVKYSHVLIGLAAVIGGLVLFVTLFTTFNGEIKQYLDDHEKGHWYKRINTFIDPNSASDDDKHQSQNAKIAIGSGGLTGDGYMKGDSKNRRFIPYPYSDSIFVVIGEEFGFQGSAVLLLLYFLLIYRMIIIAFQCYDLRASFIVIGIVSMYVFQVFQNVGMMIGLMPITGITLPFISYGGTSLLLNMLSIGIVFSIRAHQEKYQLD; encoded by the coding sequence GTGATTAATAAACTGAAAAAGATGGATGCCGGCATTGTGATCATCCTCGTCTTATTTATGATCATCAGCACGCTGCTCGTGCGCAGCGCCACCTACGGCAACAGCGAATTCCCCAATTACGATGTGAAGACGCTTATTTTTTACGGTATCGGCTTTATTGTCGTCCTGCTCATTACGCTGCTCGATTACCGGCTGTTTCTAAAAGGCTGGCTGTATTTGTACGTCATTTGCATCGTGCTGCTCATTCTCGTCTACTTCTTCGGCGCCGACATTAACGGAGCGCGCAGCTGGTTCAAGCTGCCCGGCGGCTTTCAGTTCCAGCCCGCGGAGATGGCCAAATTCGTGCTCATCATCGGCATCGCGTACTTGATGGGTCGCAAAGGCGGCGATAAACTGAGCTTTACGACCGACCTGCTGCCGATCGCGGCGTTCTCCTTTTTGCCGTTTGCGCTTGTCATGATTCAGCCGGATCTCGGCAACGCGATTATTTTTCTCGTCATCGTGCTCGGCATGCTGTGGATCGGAAATGTAAAGTATTCCCACGTACTCATCGGCCTCGCGGCCGTTATCGGGGGATTGGTGCTGTTTGTGACGCTGTTCACCACTTTCAACGGGGAGATCAAACAGTACTTGGACGATCATGAGAAGGGGCACTGGTACAAGCGGATCAACACCTTTATCGACCCGAACAGCGCTTCGGACGATGACAAGCACCAGTCGCAAAACGCAAAGATCGCCATCGGCTCGGGCGGACTTACGGGCGACGGATATATGAAAGGCGACTCCAAAAACCGGCGCTTTATCCCTTACCCGTACTCGGATTCCATCTTTGTCGTCATCGGGGAGGAGTTCGGTTTTCAGGGATCGGCCGTTCTGCTGCTGCTCTACTTTTTGCTGATCTACAGGATGATTATTATCGCCTTCCAGTGCTACGACCTGCGTGCGTCGTTTATCGTCATCGGCATCGTGTCGATGTACGTGTTTCAGGTGTTCCAGAATGTCGGCATGATGATCGGCCTGATGCCGATTACCGGCATTACGCTGCCGTTCATCAGTTACGGCGGGACATCGCTGCTGCTCAATATGCTTAGCATCGGCATCGTGTTCAGCATTAGGGCGCATCAGGAAAAATATCAGCTGGATTGA
- a CDS encoding M23 family metallopeptidase, whose amino-acid sequence MKIQKSVRQRRQEKIRRLTEDGTKASGRLPVRREHRTDPASPYRYDAYDSGAFDSERFPIRDDHRGWHVGNPFPNLNVTAGGEYGDPDNDPEKAWKEQQADWWRTGAGGFERTPYIRQARGKGMDDSSRDRRSGGTYGSEGGGPLLRELRMRLLAAALLFGAVWGLFQAQGEWATGGQSFVTRALTQNMDFQAVAVWYRETFDGAPTFIPIFGGSDNEAKSVAGTVKLPVTSPLEGGSIVRTFAELLSGVELAGKPQEDVGAAQEGRVTLVSGDSGSGFTVVIQHAGGRSTIYGNMSAAEVKKGDWVQPGQTIGELGPQVGTSGTALLYFAVKQNDSYVDPADVVPID is encoded by the coding sequence ATGAAAATTCAGAAGAGCGTCCGGCAGCGCCGGCAGGAAAAAATCCGCCGCCTGACAGAAGATGGCACGAAAGCGTCCGGAAGACTTCCGGTACGCCGGGAACATCGCACGGATCCGGCATCTCCTTATCGATACGATGCATACGACAGCGGTGCTTTTGATTCGGAGAGGTTTCCGATCCGGGATGATCATAGAGGCTGGCATGTGGGAAATCCATTCCCGAATCTAAACGTTACGGCGGGCGGCGAATACGGCGATCCGGATAACGATCCGGAGAAGGCCTGGAAAGAGCAACAGGCCGATTGGTGGCGAACGGGAGCTGGCGGGTTCGAACGGACGCCTTACATTAGGCAAGCGCGGGGAAAAGGAATGGACGACAGCTCCCGGGACCGGCGCTCCGGCGGCACTTACGGCAGCGAAGGCGGCGGGCCGCTGCTGCGCGAGCTGAGAATGAGGCTGCTGGCGGCGGCCCTGCTGTTCGGCGCCGTATGGGGTCTGTTTCAGGCGCAGGGCGAGTGGGCAACCGGCGGGCAGTCGTTTGTAACCCGGGCACTGACGCAAAATATGGATTTTCAAGCGGTAGCGGTATGGTACCGTGAAACATTTGACGGCGCCCCGACGTTTATACCTATATTCGGCGGCAGCGATAACGAAGCGAAGAGCGTGGCGGGCACCGTGAAGCTGCCGGTTACCTCGCCGCTTGAGGGAGGATCGATCGTGCGCACGTTTGCCGAACTGCTCAGCGGCGTTGAACTTGCCGGGAAGCCCCAGGAGGACGTCGGCGCAGCGCAGGAAGGCCGGGTGACGCTCGTATCCGGCGACAGCGGCAGCGGCTTCACCGTTGTCATTCAGCATGCCGGAGGGCGTTCGACGATATACGGCAACATGAGCGCGGCGGAAGTGAAAAAAGGCGACTGGGTGCAGCCCGGGCAGACGATCGGCGAGCTGGGGCCGCAGGTGGGGACAAGCGGCACGGCGCTGCTCTACTTTGCCGTCAAGCAAAATGACAGCTACGTCGACCCTGCGGACGTGGTCCCGATTGATTAA
- a CDS encoding M50 family metallopeptidase produces the protein MIKIRGIVWSLHPLFAVIMLMSVLTGYFIELLTLFTLVLIHEIGHVAAARGFGWTVRAVRLLPFGGVAEMEEEPGAPSAEEAVVALAGPLQNVWMGAAAWALGHFGLMDSAAAAYIAEANAILVLFNMLPIYPLDGGRLLKVALSFSFNYYKALQGSVVVGMALSVLMVGYSIYPLFFGGGVHANLLAVGFFLLASNWTQRRNLPFVFVRFLMHRDRVAVRRITQGAHARPIVVTAGQSIWSTVRLFLREQYHLVYVMEERGKIVRVLPEQRIIEGYLAGDRAVSDLFR, from the coding sequence TTGATTAAAATTAGAGGCATCGTCTGGTCGCTGCACCCCTTGTTTGCGGTTATTATGCTCATGTCCGTGCTGACCGGATATTTTATCGAGCTGCTGACGCTGTTTACGCTTGTGCTGATCCATGAGATCGGTCACGTGGCTGCGGCTCGCGGCTTCGGCTGGACGGTGCGCGCGGTGAGGCTGCTGCCGTTCGGCGGAGTTGCGGAGATGGAAGAAGAGCCCGGAGCTCCTTCCGCCGAAGAAGCGGTCGTCGCCCTGGCGGGTCCGCTGCAAAACGTATGGATGGGGGCGGCAGCCTGGGCGCTCGGCCATTTCGGGCTGATGGATTCTGCTGCGGCCGCTTATATTGCCGAGGCGAACGCCATTCTCGTTCTATTTAATATGCTCCCGATTTATCCGCTGGACGGCGGAAGACTGCTTAAGGTGGCACTAAGCTTCAGCTTCAATTATTATAAGGCGCTGCAGGGGAGCGTTGTGGTTGGCATGGCGCTGAGCGTCCTGATGGTCGGTTATTCGATCTACCCGCTCTTTTTCGGCGGCGGCGTTCATGCCAATTTGCTGGCCGTAGGTTTCTTTTTGCTTGCGAGCAATTGGACCCAGCGGCGCAATCTGCCGTTTGTGTTCGTACGTTTTTTGATGCACCGGGACCGGGTGGCGGTGCGGCGCATCACGCAAGGGGCGCATGCGCGGCCCATCGTCGTGACGGCCGGTCAGTCGATCTGGTCGACCGTACGGCTGTTTTTGCGCGAGCAGTATCACCTCGTTTATGTGATGGAAGAGCGGGGGAAAATTGTGCGCGTGCTGCCGGAACAGCGCATAATCGAAGGCTATTTGGCGGGAGACCGTGCAGTTTCGGACCTTTTCAGGTAG